The Ananas comosus cultivar F153 linkage group 2, ASM154086v1, whole genome shotgun sequence genome contains a region encoding:
- the LOC109728420 gene encoding probable inactive receptor kinase RLK902, with the protein MTHLKTLYLERNRLTGQIPDLNLASLGAFNVSYNLLNGSVPEGLRRMPASSFLGMPLCGGPLGPCPGEISPAPAPGQALAPGAHSSSSGGGGGGGGGKKLSGGAIAGIAIGSVAATLLVLGLLLLLCRRCGGKGYNAKDAAVAEMALKDKEVVGAPNGYGGYGAARAAPALAPAAAAAAPAPPSGGKKLVFLGPGPRVYDLEDLLRASAEVLGKGTFGTTYKAVLEMGPVVAVKRLKDSNLPEREFRDKIGAVASLDHPNLVPLQAFYFSKDEKLLVYEYVSMGSLSSSLHGNRGSGRTPLDWVARSGIALAAAKAIQYIHSTSPKASHGNIKSSNVLLSGPSEARVSDHGLAHLVGLAAAPTRASGYRAPEVTDLRKISQKADVYSFGVLLMELLTGKAPAHAVLNDEGVDLPRWVQSVVREEWTAEVFDVELLRDQHVEQEMMELLQLALDCAEQYPDKRPTMSEVVVRIEEIRASSLGSGERRRQQNGHETIESADRSSSMISELQAVGF; encoded by the exons ATGACGCATTTGAAGACGCTCTACCTCGAGAGGAACCGGCTCACGGGGCAGATCCCTGACCTCAACCTCGCCTCGCTGGGCGCGTTCAACGTCTCCTACAACCTGCTCAACGGATCGGTGCCCGAGGGGCTGCGGCGGATGCCCGCGAGCTCGTTCCTGGGCATGCCGCTCTGCGGCGGGCCCCTCGGCCCCTGCCCCGGCGAGATCTctcccgcgcccgcgcccggcCAGGCCCTCGCCCCGGGGGcgcactcctcctcctccggcggcggcggcggcggaggcggcggcaaGAAGCTTTCCGGGGGCGCCATCGCCGGCATTGCGATCGGATCCGTCGCAGCGACTCTGCTCGTCCTCGGCCTCCTCTTGCTCCTGTGTCGGCGCTGCGGCGGCAAGGGTTACAACGCGAAGGACGCGGCGGTGGCGGAGATGGCGCTCAAGGATAAAGAGGTGGTGGGGGCGCCGAACGGGTACGGCGGCTACGgggcggcgagggcggcgcccgccctggctccggcggcggcggcggcggcgccggcgccccCGAGCGGGGGGAAGAAGCTGGTGTTCTTGGGGCCGGGGCCGAGGGTTTACGACCTGGAGGATCTCCTCCGGGCCTCGGCCGAGGTGTTGGGGAAGGGGACGTTCGGGACGACGTACAAGGCGGTGCTCGAGATGGGCCCCGTGGTGGCGGTGAAGCGGCTCAAGGACTCCAACCTCCCGGAGAGGGAGTTCAGGGACAAGATCGGCGCCGTCGCCTCGTTGGATCACCCCAATTTGGTTCCCCTCCAAGCATTCTACTTCAGCAAGGATGAGAAGCTTCTCGTCTATGAGTACGTGAGCATGGGAAGCCTCTCCTCCTCACTCCACG GGAATAGAGGATCTGGCCGCACCCCGTTGGATTGGGTTGCGAGATCAGGTATCGCCCTTGCCGCGGCCAAGGCAATCCAATACATCCACTCGACCAGCCCGAAAGCCTCGCACGGCAACATAAAGTCCTCCAACGTCCTCCTCTCCGGACCGTCGGAAGCCCGCGTCTCCGATCATGGCCTGGCTCACCTGGTTGGCCTGGCTGCCGCCCCGACCCGGGCCTCCGGTTACCGGGCCCCTGAAGTCACCGACCTTCGCAAGATCTCTCAAAAGGCCGACGTGTACAGCTTCGGTGTGCTCCTAATGGAGCTTCTCACCGGCAAAGCGCCGGCCCATGCGGTCCTCAATGACGAGGGCGTTGATCTGCCACGGTGGGTCCAATCGGTGGTCCGCGAGGAGTGGACAGCTGAGGTGTTTGATGTGGAGCTGCTGAGGGATCAGCATGTGGAGCAGGAAATGATGGAGCTATTGCAGCTCGCGTTGGACTGCGCAGAGCAGTATCCAGACAAGCGCCCGACGATGTCCGAGGTGGTGGTCCGGATTGAGGAAATTAGGGCATCGAGCTTGGGCTCTGGCGAGAGACGCCGGCAGCAAAATGGCCACGAAACCATCGAATCCGCGGACCGATCATCGTCAATGATTTCCGAACTTCAGGCTGTTGGATTTTGA
- the LOC109728431 gene encoding uncharacterized protein LOC109728431, which translates to MALEWVVLGYAAGAEAIMLVLLTLPGLDALRRGLVAAVRSALKPLLAVVPFCLFLLMDIYWKYETRPTCDQEHACTPSEHLRHQKSIMKSQRNALLIAAALVLYWLLFSVTSLVVRIDQLNQRLEKLKRQE; encoded by the coding sequence ATGGCGTTGGAGTGGGTGGTCCTTGGCTACGCGGCGGGGGCGGAGGCGATCATGCTGGTGCTGCTGACGCTCCCGGGGCTCGACGCGCTGCGGCGGGGGCTCGTCGCGGCGGTGCGCAGCGCCCTGAAGCCGCTCCTCGCGGTGGTGCCCTTTTGCCTCTTCCTCCTCATGGACATCTATTGGAAGTACGAGACGCGCCCCACGTGCGACCAGGAGCACGCGTGCACCCCCTCCGAGCACCTCCGCCACCAAAAGTCCATCATGAAGAGCCAGCGCAACGCCCTCCTCATCGCCGCCGCGCTAGTCCTCTACTGGCTCCTCTTCTCCGTCACCTCCCTCGTCGTCCGCATCGACCAGCTCAACCAGCGCCTGGAGAAGCTCAAGCGCCAGGAGTGA